A single genomic interval of Amblyomma americanum isolate KBUSLIRL-KWMA chromosome 11, ASM5285725v1, whole genome shotgun sequence harbors:
- the LOC144110055 gene encoding kelch-like protein 24, protein MNFNPRRSDSRNSSCTTLDPVDMELVSESFSSESCETKMKDEYKYANEQHSDSILKGLSSFRASGAFCDVVLCAEAVEYPCHKVVLASFSPYFKAMFSSHMAEQTQNRVVLNGVEADTLRDLIDYAYTSTITITRANVQSLLSAANLLDVAQVKSVCCAFLEHHIDETNCLGIHTFAEMHACTELQNKAKDYACRFFGQVMCHEEFLEISANKLIEFISSDNLRIKREELLFEGALSWLSHCPESRKEGFENIFEHIRLPLMSPYYLVDVVATTPAVSRNQRCCELLEQAKAYHLLPDRRKERNLPWATVRTNSSMVEVTILVGGEDEKVVLRNVDCYAHVCRTWLSLASLPYAVSKHGVTATGQNVLFMAGGEYPDGAVSKAAWRFDPALNVWCEVAPMNVARSEVALAALDGCVYAVGGWDGSSRLACVECYNPACNRWEIVQPMKAPLTCPAVATLQGKLIVSGVVHVEIDSAAALIKCGYSSEDGDGMEDTVQCYDPKTDSWKELTPMLMPRSGAAACVFDEKLYVIGGWHVSEENTDKVECFDPRTNTWRFCKPMKERRYKPGVAVVGSKIFVFGGEESWDQHHATMEVYDAQADTWLGMREMPLTRSWLGCATLRIPLHLFDEDHEWGVAPEL, encoded by the coding sequence ATGAACTTTAATCCGCGGCGCAGTGACTCCCGCAACTCCAGCTGCACGACCCTTGATCCGGTCGACATGGAACTCGTTTCGGAGTCGTTCAGCTCTGAAAGCTGCGAGACCAAGATGAAGGACGAGTACAAGTACGCGAACGAGCAACACTCTGACTCCATTCTCAAGGGCCTCAGCTCCTTCCGAGCTAGCGGAGCATTTTGCGACGTCGTTCTGTGTGCCGAAGCCGTCGAGTATCCGTGCCACAAAGTTGTCCTCGCGTCTTTCAGTCCGTACTTCAAGGCCATGTTTTCCAGTCACATGGCCGAACAAACACAAAACCGCGTAGTTCTCAATGGCGTGGAGGCAGACACGCTCCGTGACCTCATCGACTACGCCTACACGTCGACCATCACGATTACCCGGGCCAACGTTCAGTCTCTCTTGTCGGCAGCTAACCTCCTGGACGTGGCGCAAGTCAAGAGCGTGTGCTGTGCCTTTCTAGAGCATCATATCGACGAGACGAACTGTCTCGGCATCCACACATTCGCGGAGATGCACGCCTGCACCGAGCTTCAGAACAAAGCCAAGGACTACGCCTGCCGTTTCTTCGGACAGGTGATGTGTCACGAGGAGTTTTTAGAAATCTCGGCCAACAAGCTCATCGAGTTCATTTCGTCTGACAACCTCAGGATAAAGAGAGAGGAGCTTCTCTTCGAAGGCGCTTTGTCTTGGCTGAGCCACTGCCCCGAGTCGCGAAAGGAAGGTTTCGAGAACATTTTCGAACACATACGCTTGCCTCTCATGAGCCCATACTACCTCGTGGATGTAGTAGCAACGACGCCAGCAGTGTCCAGGAACCAGAGGTGCTGCGAGTTGCTGGAACAGGCGAAAGCCTACCATTTGCTGCCCGACAGGCGGAAGGAGCGCAACTTGCCGTGGGCAACTGTGCGAACGAACTCTTCCATGGTAGAAGTCACCATCTTGGTTGGAGGTGAAGACGAGAAGGTAGTTTTGCGAAATGTAGACTGTTATGCCCACGTTTGTCGTACGTGGCTAAGCCTTGCTTCGCTTCCCTATGCAGTGAGCAAGCATGGAGTGACGGCCACTGGACAGAACGTTCTTTTCATGGCTGGCGGAGAGTACCCAGACGGCGCGGTCAGCAAGGCAGCGTGGCGCTTCGACCCGGCACTGAATGTCTGGTGTGAAGTGGCACCAATGAATGTGGCAAGGTCTGAGGTTGCACTCGCAGCACTGGACGGCTGTGTTTATGCTGTGGGCGGATGGGACGGATCGTCACGTCTGGCCTGTGTTGAGTGTTACAATCCCGCCTGCAACCGGTGGGAGATTGTGCAGCCAATGAAGGCACCTTTAACCTGCCCTGCTGTGGCAACCCTGCAGGGGAAGTTGATTGTCTCAGGTGTGGTACATGTAGAAATTGACAGCGCTGCCGCCCTTATTAAGTGTGGTTACAGCTCCGAGGACGGAGATGGTATGGAAGACACTGTTCAGTGCTATGACCCCAAAACTGACTCTTGGAAGGAGCTCACTCCAATGCTCATGCCAAGGTCAGGTGCTGCAGCTTGTGTGTTCGACGAAAAGCTCTACGTGATTGGTGGCTGGCACGTGTCTGAAGAGAACACAGACAAGGTTGAGTGCTTCGACCCAAGAACCAACACGTGGCGTTTCTGCAAACCTATGAAGGAGCGGCGGTACAAGCCTGGGGTGGCTGTTGTGGGGAGCAAAATTTTTGTGTTCGGTGGCGAGGAGAGTTGGGACCAACACCATGCCACAATGGAGGTTTATGACGCGCAAGCAGACACGTGGCTTGGTATGCGGGAGATGCCtctgacaaggagctggttaggATGTGCCACGCTACGTATCCCATTGCACTTGTTCGATGAGGACCATGAGTGGGGCGTGGCACCAGAATTGTGA